The proteins below are encoded in one region of Silene latifolia isolate original U9 population chromosome 2, ASM4854445v1, whole genome shotgun sequence:
- the LOC141644419 gene encoding delta(3,5)-Delta(2,4)-dienoyl-CoA isomerase, peroxisomal gives MEEYKSLKVEEMEEKSSVYRVILNRPSQRNALSADFFQEFPKAIRCLDQNPNVSVIILTAAGDHFCSGIDINTLSSIKSESESESSDRGRGGERLRRRILELQEAVTALEQCRKPVIVGIHGACVGGGIDLITACDIRYSTCDAFFSVKEVDLAITADLGTLQRLPSIVGFGNAMDLALTARRFSAAEAKDLGLLSRVFDTKLELDQHLATIAQEMAAKSPLAVMGTKAVLLKTRDMSMEQGLDYVATWNSAMLLSDDLKEALSAFLHKRKPIFAKL, from the exons atggaGGAATACAAAAGCCTGAAAGTAGAGGAAATGGAAGAGAAATCATCAGTATACCGGGTGATCCTGAACCGGCCATCTCAACGCAACGCCTTATCTGCAGATTTCTTCCAAGAATTCCCCAAAGCAATCAGATGTCTGGATCAAAACCCTAACGTCAGTGTAATTATACTAACTGCTGCTGGAGATCACTTCTGCTCAGGCATAGACATCAACACCCTTTCCTCTATtaaatctgaatctgaatctgaatcctCAGACCGCGGGCGGGGTGGAGAGCGCCTCCGGAGACGGATACTTGAACTGCAGGAGGCTGTGACCGCGTTAGAGCAGTGTCGCAAACCGGTGATTGTGGGTATACATGGGGCCTGTGTTGGCGGTGGTATTGATCTCATCACTGCTTGTGACATTAGATACTCTACTTGTGATGCTTTTTTCTCTGTCAAGGAGGTTGATCTCGCCATCACTGCTGACTTGGGTACTCTCCAGAGGTTGCCTTCTATTGTTGGCTTCGGTAATGCTATGGACCTGGCTTTGACAGCCAGACGCTTTTCAGCTGCTGAGGCTAAGGATTTGGGCTTGCTTTCTCGAGTCTTTGACACCAAACTGGAATTGGATCAACATTTGGCCACTATTGCTCAGG AAATGGCAGCGAAATCTCCGTTAGCAGTGATGGGGACAAAGGCAGTGTTATTGAAAACAAGGGACATGAGTATGGAACAAGGATTGGACTATGTAGCTACTTGGAACTCTGCCATGCTCCTTTCTGACGATCTTAAAGAGGCCCTCTCCGCCTTCCTCCACAAACGTAAACCTATTTTTGCTAAGCTTTGA
- the LOC141644421 gene encoding uncharacterized protein LOC141644421 — translation MFGAFRGTRLMEIVKKHDSGGLLWKRVKLTTTRKANAKKRLRRVWQNEAVLKACSAPAPSRSNDVNATTVGQSNQDSSTGDQA, via the exons ATGTTTGGGGCATTTCGGGGAACAAGATTAATGGAGATTGTGAAAAAGCACGACTCAGGTGGACTCCTTTGGAAGCGCGTTAAACTCACGACAACTCGTAAAGCCAACGCCAAGAAACGCCTTCGTCGTGTTTGGCAG AATGAAGCTGTGCTTAAAGCGTGTTCAGCCCCAGCACCTTCAAGGTCAAATGATGTAAATGCCACCACCGTTGGACAGTCTAACCAAGATTCTTCAACCGGAGATCAAGCTTGA
- the LOC141644420 gene encoding leucine-rich repeat protein 1-like — translation MAVVYALFCFTTFLSLLSASSANLEGDALYALRRAVRDPGNVLQSWDPTLVNPCTWFHVTCDHLNRVTRLDLGNAKLSGKLVPQLGNLHHLQYLELYTNNFVGQIPEEFGGLRSLLSLDLFHNNLTGPIPSSLSNLSTLKFLRLNDNKFTGRIPRDLTKLQNLKILNVSNNNLCGTIPTSGSLYKFTQDSFVNNPRLEGPELIGFVRYDSGRECN, via the exons ATGGCCGTCGTCTATGCTTTGTTTTGTTTCACCACTTTCCTCTCTCTATTGTCTGCTTCTTCTGCTAACCTTGAAG GAGATGCACTTTATGCCCTTAGAAGAGCAGTTAGAGACCCTGGGAATGTATTGCAGAGTTGGGATCCCACTCTTGTTAACCCCTGCACTTGGTTCCATGTCACTTGTGACCATCTTAACCGGGTCACCCGCCT GGATCTAGGGAATGCAAAGCTATCTGGTAAATTAGTTCCGCAATTAGGAAACCTTCACCACCTTCAATATTT AGAGCTCTACACCAACAATTTTGTGGGACAAATACCAGAGGAGTTTGGTGGGCTAAGGAGCTTATTGAGCTTAGATCTCTTCCACAACAATCTCACTGGCCCAATTCCTTCTTCCCTCTCCAACCTTTCCACTCTTAAGTTCTT ACGACTAAATGACAACAAATTCACAGGAAGAATACCCAGAGACCTTACTAAGCTTCAAAACCTTAAGATCCT TAATGTCTCCAACAATAACCTGTGTGGTACAATCCCAACGTCTGGTTCCTTGTACAAGTTTACTCAAGACAG CTTTGTGAATAATCCCAGACTTGAAGGGCCAGAGCTGATAGGGTTTGTGCGATACGATTCTGGAAGAGAATGCAATTAA